Genomic segment of Chitinispirillales bacterium:
ATAAAATCAACCAGAAAGGTTGATGAAAATGAAAAAAGAAGCATGGTTGGAAGAATTTTTAGAACGGTTGAACAATATCGAGGATAATCGGGAAGAATGGAAGGTGCTGCACAAAATAGGCGACATTATAGCGATTTGCATAATATCCACGCTCGCGAATTGCGATAGGATGAAAGATATACAGATATGGGCAACATATCACACGGACTTGCTTGGTAAATATCTTGAACTGCCAAACGGGATTCCAGGATATGACACAATGCGCCGGGTTATGGGGAGCGTATCGCCGCAGTATCTGAATAATTTTCTACAACAATGGAATGAACTTTTGGCAATGAATCAAAAGGGCAAACTTCGCAAAATACTTGCGATAGACGGTAAAACACAACGCGGGAACGCGACAGCCAAACAGAAACCGAATCACATAGTAAGCGCGGTTGATGAAAACAAATTATGTTGGGGACAAGAACGAGTCAGCGATAAATCCAATGAAATTACCGCGATACCGAAGCTATTAGACAGATTAAACATAGAGAAACAGATTGTAACAACAGACGCCATGGGGACGCAAAAAGACATCGTGAAGAAAATCATAGAAAAGAAGGGCGATTATGTATTGGCGTTGAAGGGGAATCAGCATAATTTTTATGATGAGGTAAAATTGTATTTTGAGGATAAAGAATTTTTGGGAAAGAGCGCGAAACATCACACGACGGAAAAGGCGCGAGGCGGGATAGAGAGACGCGAATATTGGCAAACAGACGATGTTTCATGGTTAGCGCAAAGGGATGAATGGGAAGGACTAAAGTCTATCGGTATGACACGCAACACAACAACAAAAAACGGCAAAACAACTGTAGAAACCCGGTATTTTATCAGCAGTTTAGGAATTGACGCTCCCCTTTTTGCGCGAGCGATTCGTTCGCATTGGCAGGTTGAAAGTTATCATTGGCTATTGGATACGACGCTGCGTGAGGACGAAAGTCCTGTTTTAGATAAACAATGCGCTGAAAACCTTAATATTATCAGGAAATTTGTTCTTGCTATTCTTAAAACCGCTCAAATTGGCGATAAATATACAAGTTTGCGGGGGAAACGGCTGCATATTGCTTGTGACCCGATAGGG
This window contains:
- a CDS encoding ISAs1 family transposase, producing the protein MKKEAWLEEFLERLNNIEDNREEWKVLHKIGDIIAICIISTLANCDRMKDIQIWATYHTDLLGKYLELPNGIPGYDTMRRVMGSVSPQYLNNFLQQWNELLAMNQKGKLRKILAIDGKTQRGNATAKQKPNHIVSAVDENKLCWGQERVSDKSNEITAIPKLLDRLNIEKQIVTTDAMGTQKDIVKKIIEKKGDYVLALKGNQHNFYDEVKLYFEDKEFLGKSAKHHTTEKARGGIERREYWQTDDVSWLAQRDEWEGLKSIGMTRNTTTKNGKTTVETRYFISSLGIDAPLFARAIRSHWQVESYHWLLDTTLREDESPVLDKQCAENLNIIRKFVLAILKTAQIGDKYTSLRGKRLHIACDPIGFMEKLFEI